The stretch of DNA accttgaaattttactCATCATATCCCAAGAAGTTACACTTCGTACATGACacagtaagtaaaataaattcttgtGCTCTCACTCACACGCCTTAAACACTCATAAATAATTACCATAATGACTTTAAATTCGTAGCTTCAAAATACCTTTTACCTTAGACTCTAAGGTAAAAGGTATTTTGAAACTATACAGTAAGGCTTATACTCTAAGGCTTAGAGTATAAGCCTTACTGtatagtttttttgttatattaaaatgacattAATTGACTAGTGAGGCAACGAACCTTCAAtacatcatattaatattaaaaatataattttaaaaagccaCGGTTTTAAATTTAGGGTATTTGACAATATAagtgacattttaaattataaatgggaaCGTTAAAGTAGCCATTAACCGAATAAAACTTAACTTTTGTAGCATTTAAAGTTATAgtcatactttaaaaaataaagtgtgttttttatttttctagttctcgaaattttaattacttcattAAGCACAGATctccataatatttaatattttatggttATCATCAAACTTTAAATATGACTtctgatataatttaatgaataagcAAAAACGTTTTCCTCAATCAAGCGAAGGCTTTTTCCCAGCAGTGCGACATTTAatagttgttattattgttCTTGTATCGTCAATTACCCCGTAACGAAATATAttctcaaataattatttacagacAAAACCAATTACAAAATCCACATGTTACGTATGAGTTAAGATTAAATACGAGATAATATACACTTAGTAAATATTGAATGTcgttagaaaattatttaagtacaaaaacttgagtacttattattttactttgataGGAATATCATGACTTaggtaattaaatatacatataattaataaacacgtacagtgtaaactccatgtaacgtcactcgatttaacggcaaactctctaaagcgtcgaaatcaattggttttagttggtttagcttgtattccatacaatgagacactctacatagcatcacacccactctcaataacgacaacaattgagaaataaaaagctGTGCATCTGTGTACGTTCCtttgtcgctttattattctagccctcaataaactcgaatgtcggcaccacgcattaggaactttctaagaaattcgttcatttgtttacaaattaggattgcttgcacgtgtagactgtgaccatgcCTAATAGGTAGGAGTCatggattacaacgttatcatatgtattctacgattgatgaggtggaaacagaactcgagtttgatagcgacgacgaccttccTTTAAATGAGTGGATTCAGCAGGTCAACATGACAGGCAATAcggtaaatttttaaacatacagcgaagtagacaactgcctgcttacaacggcttcactcacagacatagaaattttggattcagtgagaAATGAGGTTCAAGAAcaaagagatgaagaagataAGACGGATGAGCTTGGGCCTCCACCGAGCGTTAAAGAAGTTCTGAAAGcagctaaattattggaaaattacttcctttatatcagatataaataaaataattaaaaatatacaacaaaattactggtgcagcaaaaggcgtcagacaaaaataacagagtatacgcaatagcgttcaaataagtactaacaatagactaaaataaacttttttttcgaattctgattctcttcatttaacgaccactctCTATAACGCCGTAAAATGCAGTgttcagtgtcgttatatagagtttacactgtatatgtACCCTTAGAGCAAGTTTGAAACGCAAACTTTTACGTTTGGATAGTTTGGTACACTAATTCATAAACTATTCAGTGtactatttgatattttttttcctttgacGCAAACGTTAAagtttatgtttaaaaacacattacaacctatacgtatgtatatggcacaaaatgttaattaaaaaaaaattaaaatataatttaaacgataaaaaaattttttttaaggatgaaaacagttttttttttatttggattaCTAATTTACTTTGGCTAGATCTCCttggtaaaatatttacatacttcTATTACAAGGATTAAAAATTACCTACATAGTTTGTTTTtggaatttatgaaatattagtttatataggttattgtttaaatttctaTATCCTAGCCATATGCATGCTGAcagaactaaaataaatataactaaaattttgACCAAATCACTGAATCTATTCAACCTCgcttacgtttttttttatgatataggtggcaaacgagcaggagggttgagcacctgatggaaagtgactaccaccgcccatgaatATCTTACGtcatatataatcaaaatttctaagaaatcctttaataaaatgactttatttaaatttaatttaaaataatatgagataATGTTTCGAGTAGTTTTAATATACTCTTAGGAAATTGCAAATCCTACATTAATTCTCTTTTCAGATCGTTTTATCAAAAAAACTTTAcctcaaaatataatacaaacttaTATAGTCTGTTCCAACCACAAGAGGAAAAAAGCAAAATTAACATCATTTGACAGCGAATTGATGCAATATCATTTAGGGTTTGCAACAAATAGCtttttgaatttcgatgaaatttctATCGTAACATTAGTTaagtgtattataaatacagataactCTTAGTAGCCAACAATAACTAATTTGTGTAAAactaagatttgtttatctttattcctaacAAAATTGGAATAGGCTATGGTTTTTAGTGCATCtaacataaatatcataatcaaGTATTCCATATGTGCGTACAAGTATACATTAGTTCatgacttatttaataaatgaatgcttaatacatttaaattaattagaatagtCACAAGAACTTACAAACAATACAAcagattattttaacatatttaataaagcgTGGAAAATTATGCTTTAGAGCATTTATTTAGTTGAGCAATGCAGCGCAGGATTTATTGTAAAATGGATATATTCAAAACAGTTAATTTATTTCGCATATTTAGTCAGAATTTGGTATGATCTTTGCAATCCTTCATGGacttatacttaaaaaaaattacagtcaaatgcaattttaagttaaaaaaatatatccacatATACAAcggcaaaatatataaaaatatgtaaaaagacCAACTTTATAAAAGATTCATTCAAGTTGGACTTGATTCATATATTCACTTgacttagataataataataatcataaatatgcaCCAgtcataatacaaattttatatttaggtaaaaataatagtttataaaaataattaatacagtaAATTTAATGAGTAAATCATTATCAACAAAATCCAAgaatttggtataaaaataattagacaaTAAGAGCACAgagataaatcttaaatttaagtTAACAATTGCAgcttattatcataaatataggGATCGGTTAGAGGTATTAGTAAATAACACCATAGGAAGAGACCGAGGAAAAAGTTACATATAATAAGAAGTCGCTGCAATAATGGAAAATGAAATACCTCAATGAAATTCGGGAATCCGAGATGGTTGCAGAATATGTGTGCAACGAGTGGTGCGAAGAAATGACctggaacattttttttattataaataaatcaggtcatattatttgataaaaaaattaatattagtaaaattataatcgcTTATTGTGTTTCAAGTAATCATTTCCAAGACAAATATTATGCTATGTCCATATTATAaagaacaattttttatttcattttaagtaaAGCTTCCATACGCAACTACCATCGCGAGTTAGAATGGGTGGGTGTTAGGGATTCACGTCAATTTCTGTACACAtatgcaataggctatttgactggtttttaaaatccattttatattatttagtagaggttaagggacccagtaaaagttgattttttttatttctagtacatatttgaagaaaaatatcatattaataattccatatttaaataacgcgcgaaaacgctacttggacaatatggtgctgcaatggggtcagtgacgtcactttgctgtgttttaatctgtggtacacatagtagaaaagcaaggtttacaagaaagtgacttcatcataagcccggccaatcaggagcgttttgtgtcacgtgacaaacgtttgaaaaaatgcatttttatttattggtttttgaatacattaagtattattttcaagtttcgttagtaaataaccatttttaaactcataatatacactgattacaataattcacgatttacttttcgcattgtcaaatagcctattgtcttacaaacaaaaaatgaaacCACTTtggcttttatatattttactagcttTGCCCGGGACtgtgtgcgcgtttgaatttaagacTAATCCTATTACATCAAATATCAGCCCGTGAAAGTTCCATCGAAATCGGTCCAGACATTCTGAAGATTTGCCGACAGAGATTTGACAAGCAGATACACAAAAAGTTGTTGTTATTTTCGTATACATAtcgtttataacaataatttagtaaaaagcgattattttaatattacaaacagacacaccaattttattatatgtaaagactggttagaattaaaaaattataagtattataataacttaCCAGTTCTCAAAAACAGGTAAGCTGAATATGCACCAAACACAGTAGTGAATGAGAATTGAAACACTGAAAAAGAAGATGCAATAATACATtactaatttgtaatattataaacaatgtatagtatgacacaacttaaatgtagcatcggcaaaattcgtaaaaccgatcacatccgaattgagtatcccaaattatcaatatttatttctcatgtgaatatgatctttacacaaatgtgataacttgtaatatcatatggcctaatatattcgtcaatttgaaaaGCAAGCAGATACACAAAAAgttaagttaatacaataaatgtaaaatcattttatttacttgtgGTCATTTTCAGGGTAGtcaaaatggttaaaatttataattggtTTTTCTTGTGTTTAGTCAGTTTTCCCAGTTGCCCCTCCAACACATTTTCATATGAGAACAGTGTATTTGAAGTTTTTCCTACAACTTTGATTCCTTTAGCAGATAGCTTTCacttcacattaaaattatccaTTTAACCAAAAATTTTTCTAATAACCGATTAGGATTTTGCATAAGTAATTTTCGTCAATGACATTCTCTTTGAAGATTTCAAAGAATTACCAAACAACAAATGCAATCAagaaaatatttgcatattgatttgatttatttgacttaaattttcgcgattattacacattggaataaaactagtaacaacggatttgaatcgcgttgTTTCGAGGATCACCTAATAACTCTGTTTTGTCTACAGCAATATTAGGTAATCCTAATATTTCTGTAGGCAAAACCAGTGACAAATTATTTTGAGCATAATTATCCAAGTTCAAGatgatttattataagtgtTTTGTGATTGTAATgagttttacataaaaaacagTGATTCTAGTTTTAACATTTTGCAGTCTTGGATAGTATTTAAACATTCTTAACTAGAAAAAAGAATTAACTATTGAcattcttttattatatcactatttataattattacttacatgCAATAAATAGTGCCGACTTTAATGATCGTCCATTTACCAACATCTCATGCAGGTGATGAAAATGGgctaaaaataatcaaatctatatttattatcttttgatACTTCTACATTTCAagtaattaatcaaaaaaattaaatacataaataatttaatttaaataactcaCCAATACCAAAAAGGAATGGTCCTGTGAAAACGGCAGTAAGTGGTTCAAGACATTGCAGTAGAAGAGGCATCATACATGACCTAAATACCCACTCTTCACTAAGTGGTGCCATAACATGGTTACGCAACCAAACCAAATCTTGCCAGCTTGACACCCAATACATAGGttctaaaatatacaaaatagttgtaaaaatatgttaaaatataactaaatacaattttaagatTGTAATTTATTCTACATCTTACCTGCATACAATTTCCAGGTACCAGCTATGAAATGCATTGTTAATGGTCCCAAAAATAATATGGCAGTCAGAATCAAAGGAACAAATAATGCAGATATCATTCCTGACATTCTAAAAcccatatattcatatatatttcccTTTTGCAGCATTTCCTCCTTCAATAGTGTGTGAGTAAAAACAGGCGCTAGCAACATCATGCAACACACACTAAGGAATCTTCTTTTAATAGTTGTTGGATGGTCTCTACaacataattaactttttataaaagcaCCTGTACTTATTGTTGTCATTTAGATAagtgtgtaaaaatataatgttacaaTACCTGCTTAAATTAGATCTCCAAATGTATAAGCTACCCACGTATGAAAAGGTCAAAAAAACACATGCAAGTCCAGAAATCAAACATATATTATCTTCTATAAAGTGTATAGAGGTCATTGTgctgaataatatttatgtttattgctatccttaagttaatattttaaaattaacaagcaAGATATAATGATTACAATGAAACTCGATTTATGACAGTTTTCTGTCATTCAATTGACTGCCAACAAT from Vanessa cardui chromosome 20, ilVanCard2.1, whole genome shotgun sequence encodes:
- the LOC124538388 gene encoding CAAX prenyl protease 2: MTSIHFIEDNICLISGLACVFLTFSYVGSLYIWRSNLSRDHPTTIKRRFLSVCCMMLLAPVFTHTLLKEEMLQKGNIYEYMGFRMSGMISALFVPLILTAILFLGPLTMHFIAGTWKLYAEPMYWVSSWQDLVWLRNHVMAPLSEEWVFRSCMMPLLLQCLEPLTAVFTGPFLFGIAHFHHLHEMLVNGRSLKSALFIALFQFSFTTVFGAYSAYLFLRTGHFFAPLVAHIFCNHLGFPNFIEVFHFPLLQRLLIICNFFLGLFLWCYLLIPLTDPYIYDNKLQLLT